In one Thermosipho ferrireducens genomic region, the following are encoded:
- a CDS encoding radical SAM/SPASM domain-containing protein yields MSRFKYDFEAVKERVDERIRREVNEKFPGIILIDNVSFCNLRCSMCSHKDMVRKPGFMEWELYKKIIDEIAEERPDARVWITYFGEGLLLKDLDERIKYAKEKGLKDVVLNSNGVLLPLNNWADRLVKAGLDALYVGIDAYYKETYEKLRVGGDFDSVVEGVLLYKKALQRYGRDGQRLFVQFVEMEENSSEVEKFIEFWRGKGVNVKIRPKVSWAGRIEAKNLKEFEKRLPCFWGLNTMNIAHDGSVCLCAIDLDCQTKMGNINEKSLKEVWNTALKDFRKVHLKGMWEILPEMCKKCKDWQSGYAEYIS; encoded by the coding sequence ATGTCAAGATTTAAATACGATTTTGAGGCAGTGAAAGAACGTGTAGATGAACGAATAAGAAGAGAAGTTAACGAGAAATTTCCAGGTATCATTTTAATTGATAATGTATCATTTTGTAATTTACGTTGTTCCATGTGTTCCCATAAAGATATGGTCAGGAAACCTGGATTTATGGAATGGGAATTGTACAAAAAAATAATAGATGAGATAGCCGAAGAGAGACCAGATGCGAGGGTTTGGATAACATATTTTGGAGAAGGATTACTTCTTAAAGACCTTGATGAAAGGATTAAGTATGCAAAGGAAAAAGGGTTAAAAGATGTTGTGTTGAATAGTAATGGGGTATTGTTGCCTCTTAATAATTGGGCAGATCGTCTTGTGAAAGCTGGTCTGGATGCTTTATATGTAGGAATAGATGCTTATTATAAAGAGACATATGAAAAGCTGCGTGTAGGTGGGGACTTCGATAGTGTTGTGGAAGGAGTTTTGTTGTATAAAAAAGCTTTACAACGTTATGGAAGAGACGGGCAAAGGCTTTTTGTCCAATTTGTTGAGATGGAAGAAAATTCTTCTGAGGTAGAAAAATTTATAGAATTTTGGCGGGGTAAAGGGGTAAATGTTAAAATTCGACCCAAGGTTAGCTGGGCAGGAAGAATAGAGGCGAAAAATTTGAAGGAATTTGAAAAAAGACTCCCGTGTTTTTGGGGATTAAATACTATGAATATAGCTCATGATGGGTCTGTTTGTTTGTGTGCAATAGATCTTGATTGTCAAACAAAGATGGGAAACATAAACGAGAAAAGTTTGAAAGAGGTGTGGAACACTGCGCTAAAAGATTTCAGGAAAGTGCATCTGAAGGGAATGTGGGAAATTCTTCCGGAAATGTGTAAAAAATGTAAGGATTGGCAGTCTGGTTACGCAGAATATATATCATAG
- a CDS encoding radical SAM/SPASM domain-containing protein produces MKKIKKMYTDFYVHTLNRYGIRKEAQEFPMMVVLSITYVCNAKCPSCPYTNSEIRNSYEKALYIREDTFKIIADQCGEYGAYIRFTGGGEPLIHPKAVELAEYAKKVGARVSIITNGSLLDKEKSYRLLKANVDMIEISVDAADKKTYESVRKGLSWEILLENVANFVKMRNEMKSSTKIIVSAINQEGVDIDEVEKFWRDKVDHVQLRKYLTWGFLNPEKSQDPLPYLPDEAPCPWLFERLNIDTYGNVSMCGYDIAFSTHLGNVHEKSIKEIWKGEEFQKLRKLHLEGRMNEIELCRTCTDRKYRTWTYNFYKLVEIAEENRKKKIEDQR; encoded by the coding sequence ATGAAAAAAATAAAGAAAATGTATACTGATTTTTATGTTCACACTTTAAATCGTTATGGTATAAGAAAAGAAGCGCAGGAATTTCCAATGATGGTTGTCTTGAGTATAACTTATGTATGTAATGCTAAGTGTCCTTCATGTCCTTATACAAATTCAGAGATAAGAAATTCATATGAAAAGGCACTGTATATTCGGGAAGATACTTTTAAGATTATAGCAGATCAATGTGGAGAATACGGGGCATACATAAGATTTACAGGTGGAGGAGAACCACTTATACATCCGAAAGCGGTTGAGCTTGCAGAGTATGCAAAAAAAGTAGGTGCAAGGGTATCAATCATAACGAATGGATCTTTACTTGATAAAGAAAAATCGTATAGATTGTTAAAAGCCAATGTTGATATGATAGAAATCAGTGTGGATGCGGCAGATAAAAAGACATACGAGAGTGTAAGGAAAGGATTAAGCTGGGAAATTCTGCTGGAAAATGTGGCAAATTTTGTGAAAATGCGAAATGAGATGAAAAGTTCTACAAAGATTATTGTTAGTGCAATCAATCAAGAAGGTGTGGATATAGATGAGGTAGAAAAATTTTGGAGAGACAAAGTTGATCATGTTCAGCTGAGAAAATATTTAACCTGGGGATTTTTGAATCCAGAAAAATCTCAGGATCCTCTACCGTATCTTCCAGATGAGGCACCATGTCCATGGCTTTTTGAAAGGCTAAATATAGATACATATGGTAATGTGAGTATGTGCGGATATGACATAGCTTTTAGTACACATCTTGGTAACGTGCATGAAAAAAGTATAAAAGAGATATGGAAAGGCGAGGAATTTCAAAAACTTAGAAAACTTCATTTAGAAGGTCGAATGAACGAAATAGAACTGTGCAGAACATGTACTGACAGAAAATATAGAACATGGACATATAATTTTTACAAATTGGTTGAGATAGCTGAAGAAAATAGAAAGAAAAAAATTGAAGATCAGAGGTGA
- the asnB gene encoding asparagine synthase (glutamine-hydrolyzing) → MCGICGYTRNPHDAIEPMTSVLQHRGPDENGYFVDKKIKLGFRRLSILDLETGKQPVKNETGKIHAVFNGEIYNYKELRKELIRKGHRFVSDHSDSEVIVHLYEEYGIKFPERLNGMFSIALWDSEKEKLYLIRDRLGQKPLYYSLINEEIIFASEIKSILKHPEVRKEPDFEALYHYLSFRHVPSPMTPFKSIFALRPASILEYDFRTKKVALHKYWELNFKEHNFKSYEEALEEFRELFIDAVKIRLNSSDVEVGAYLSGGVDSSSVVSIASRYLDSLKTFALGYSNAPSGKFEDLKFSKFVSEIFRTHHYEYIMDANELINDFSKVIKAFDAPFAGTISPYFLNKLVSRHVKVALSGDGADELFGSYLTHRLAQPLINYAKLKGKKSLTVEELETLKPFDENLKFLREIFEKTNGDLMRMRYVLFVFDDFEKKNELLERSFYENNGNFNTFELIKKEFNDLTAGDPLNRILEYELKTIFPDQVLAFVDFLSMAHSVEVRSPFLDYRLVEFVSRLPGTWKINKGVVKKFLKDAVQEFLPEEVTNRKKEGFVLPNYYWLKLYMKDYVYELLNSEKLKKHGMLNPGYVERILDNYYGKKENDYVLASKIWTLIGFQVWWDVYFG, encoded by the coding sequence GTGTGCGGGATATGCGGTTATACTCGGAACCCACATGATGCTATAGAACCTATGACGAGCGTTCTACAGCATAGGGGACCAGATGAGAATGGTTATTTTGTTGATAAAAAAATAAAATTAGGTTTTAGAAGACTGAGTATACTTGATCTGGAAACAGGGAAACAACCTGTGAAAAATGAAACAGGAAAAATTCATGCGGTATTTAATGGAGAGATATATAATTACAAAGAATTGCGAAAAGAGCTTATAAGAAAAGGGCATCGTTTTGTGTCTGATCACTCTGATTCAGAGGTTATAGTGCATTTATACGAAGAATATGGAATAAAATTTCCTGAAAGACTAAATGGCATGTTTTCGATTGCACTATGGGATTCGGAGAAAGAAAAGTTGTATCTTATTCGAGATAGGCTTGGACAAAAACCGTTATATTATAGTTTAATAAATGAAGAAATTATTTTTGCTTCCGAAATAAAATCTATATTGAAGCATCCAGAAGTTCGTAAAGAACCAGATTTTGAGGCTTTATATCATTATTTAAGTTTCAGACATGTGCCTTCTCCAATGACTCCTTTCAAAAGCATATTTGCTTTAAGACCGGCTTCTATTCTGGAATATGATTTTAGAACTAAAAAAGTGGCTCTTCATAAATACTGGGAGTTAAATTTTAAGGAGCATAATTTTAAAAGTTATGAAGAAGCACTGGAAGAATTTAGAGAACTATTTATAGATGCAGTTAAAATTAGACTTAATAGTAGCGATGTGGAAGTGGGAGCGTATCTTAGTGGTGGTGTAGATTCAAGTAGTGTTGTATCGATAGCTTCAAGATATCTTGATTCTTTAAAAACATTTGCACTTGGATATTCAAATGCACCATCCGGGAAATTTGAGGATCTCAAGTTTTCAAAATTTGTTTCGGAAATTTTTAGAACACATCATTATGAGTATATTATGGATGCAAATGAGTTGATTAATGATTTTTCTAAAGTAATAAAAGCTTTTGATGCTCCTTTTGCTGGAACGATATCTCCATATTTTCTTAATAAACTTGTTTCCAGGCATGTTAAGGTGGCTCTCTCTGGCGATGGTGCCGATGAACTTTTTGGAAGTTATTTAACACACCGGTTGGCTCAACCTTTAATAAATTACGCAAAGTTAAAAGGAAAAAAAAGTCTTACAGTTGAAGAACTTGAAACACTTAAACCTTTTGATGAAAATCTGAAGTTTCTTAGAGAAATATTTGAGAAAACTAATGGAGATCTTATGAGAATGAGATACGTTTTATTTGTTTTTGATGATTTTGAAAAAAAGAATGAACTTTTGGAAAGAAGTTTTTATGAAAATAATGGTAATTTTAATACTTTTGAATTAATAAAAAAAGAATTTAACGATTTAACGGCAGGTGATCCATTAAATAGAATACTTGAATATGAGTTAAAAACCATATTTCCCGACCAGGTGTTAGCTTTTGTGGATTTTTTGTCTATGGCACATTCTGTAGAGGTAAGAAGTCCATTTTTAGATTACCGTTTGGTAGAATTTGTAAGTAGATTACCTGGAACCTGGAAAATAAATAAAGGTGTGGTGAAAAAGTTTTTAAAGGACGCTGTTCAAGAATTTTTGCCGGAAGAAGTTACTAATAGAAAAAAAGAGGGATTTGTACTTCCAAATTATTATTGGCTAAAATTGTATATGAAAGATTATGTTTATGAACTTTTAAATTCCGAAAAGTTAAAAAAACATGGGATGCTTAATCCGGGCTATGTAGAAAGAATACTGGATAATTATTATGGCAAAAAAGAAAACGATTATGTGCTTGCCTCAAAGATATGGACACTAATTGGGTTTCAAGTGTGGTGGGATGTATATTTTGGTTAG
- the rfbA gene encoding glucose-1-phosphate thymidylyltransferase RfbA — MKGIILSGGFGTRLYPMTKVISKQLLPIYDKPMIYYPLSVLMLIGIREILIISSPQHIELYEKLLGNGSRIGIEISYVVQEYPKGIAEAFLIGENFIKDNRVCLILGDNVFYGQGLVQILRDASQLNEGAVIFGYYVNNPKQFGVVEFDDRGNVLSIEEKPEKPKSNYAIPGLYFYDQTVVEFARNLKPSERGELEITDLNKEYLKAGKLKVKILGRGIAWLDTGTPEGLLEASNFISAIQKRQGLYVACIEEIAYRQGYISKNQLLKLANEMKNTDYGKYLSKIAYEI; from the coding sequence ATGAAAGGAATAATTTTATCCGGGGGATTTGGCACAAGACTTTATCCAATGACAAAGGTAATTTCAAAACAGTTGTTACCCATATATGATAAACCGATGATATATTACCCACTTTCTGTGCTTATGTTAATTGGTATAAGGGAAATACTTATAATTTCGTCGCCACAACATATAGAGTTATATGAAAAGCTTTTAGGGAATGGTTCACGCATTGGAATAGAAATATCTTATGTTGTTCAGGAATATCCAAAAGGTATAGCAGAAGCTTTTTTAATAGGTGAGAATTTTATTAAGGATAATAGAGTTTGTTTGATTCTTGGGGACAATGTATTTTATGGGCAGGGATTAGTTCAAATACTGCGAGATGCTTCACAACTGAATGAAGGAGCAGTAATTTTTGGATACTATGTTAATAATCCGAAACAGTTTGGAGTTGTTGAATTTGATGATAGAGGGAACGTTCTTTCAATAGAAGAAAAACCTGAAAAGCCAAAATCTAATTATGCAATTCCTGGCCTGTATTTTTATGATCAAACTGTTGTGGAATTTGCACGGAATTTAAAGCCCTCTGAAAGGGGAGAGCTTGAAATAACAGATTTGAATAAAGAATATTTAAAAGCTGGAAAATTGAAAGTTAAAATTCTTGGCCGTGGTATAGCCTGGCTTGATACTGGAACACCTGAAGGATTACTTGAAGCAAGTAATTTTATTTCAGCTATTCAAAAAAGGCAGGGTTTGTATGTGGCATGTATTGAAGAAATAGCATATCGTCAGGGGTATATCAGTAAAAATCAGCTTTTAAAATTAGCAAATGAAATGAAAAACACAGATTATGGGAAATATTTGTCAAAAATAGCGTATGAAATTTGA
- the rfbB gene encoding dTDP-glucose 4,6-dehydratase produces the protein MTILVTGCAGFIGSNFVYYYLERYKDRKIIGLDKLTYAGNLDNLENLTEEQKKRFKFIKGDINNKELLECVFEEYDVDGVINFAAESHVDRSISDPQIFLKTNVLGTQTLLDVAKKHWFKEGKWLRGKKFLQISTDEVYGSLGPKGYFTEKTPLDPHSPYSASKASADLIVKVYYDTYKMPVNITRCSNNYGPYQFPEKLIPLMIWNALSHKELPVYGDGKQIRDWIFVKDHCRAVDVVFEKGKVGEIYNIGGHNEKENIYIVKKIIEILREKTGDEKINERLIRHVKDRPGHDRRYGIDPTKIQKELGWEPQIMFDKGIEMTVEWYLNHLDWMKKVMSKTKRFKGAFYDTF, from the coding sequence ATGACTATACTTGTTACAGGTTGTGCTGGGTTTATAGGAAGTAATTTTGTATATTACTATCTTGAAAGGTATAAGGATAGAAAAATAATAGGCCTGGATAAACTTACATACGCAGGTAATCTGGACAATCTGGAGAATTTAACTGAAGAACAAAAGAAGAGATTCAAATTCATAAAAGGAGATATAAATAACAAGGAACTTCTTGAATGCGTATTCGAGGAATACGATGTAGATGGAGTGATAAATTTTGCGGCAGAGAGTCATGTGGATAGATCAATAAGTGATCCACAAATATTTTTGAAAACAAACGTACTTGGTACACAGACATTACTTGATGTAGCAAAAAAACACTGGTTTAAGGAAGGAAAATGGCTAAGAGGAAAAAAATTCTTACAAATATCAACAGATGAAGTATATGGTTCACTTGGACCAAAGGGATACTTTACAGAAAAAACACCTCTTGATCCCCACAGTCCATATTCTGCAAGTAAAGCAAGCGCTGATTTAATAGTAAAAGTCTATTATGACACATACAAAATGCCAGTAAATATAACAAGATGTTCAAATAATTATGGACCGTATCAATTCCCAGAAAAACTGATACCGTTAATGATATGGAACGCTTTAAGTCACAAAGAACTACCTGTTTATGGAGATGGAAAACAAATAAGGGATTGGATTTTTGTAAAAGATCATTGTCGAGCGGTGGATGTAGTTTTTGAAAAAGGAAAAGTGGGAGAAATATATAACATAGGCGGGCATAATGAAAAAGAGAACATATATATTGTCAAAAAGATAATAGAAATCTTAAGAGAAAAAACTGGAGATGAAAAGATAAATGAACGGTTGATAAGACATGTAAAAGATAGACCAGGACATGATAGAAGATATGGAATAGATCCTACTAAAATACAGAAAGAACTTGGCTGGGAACCGCAAATAATGTTTGATAAAGGAATAGAGATGACAGTGGAATGGTATTTAAATCACCTGGATTGGATGAAAAAAGTTATGAGTAAGACAAAGAGATTTAAGGGGGCGTTCTATGATACCTTCTAA
- the rffA gene encoding dTDP-4-amino-4,6-dideoxygalactose transaminase, translated as MIPSNKQVLVGKELEYIKDAYDSLKIAGGGKYTRNCERFIEERFKAKKAFLTTSCTHALEMSAFLIDIRPGDEVIMPSFTFVSTANAFVIRGARPVFVDIREDTLNIDEKLIREKITSRTKAIVPVHYAGVGAEMDVIMEIAKEKNLYVIEDAAQGIGAKYKDKFLGTIGHFGTYSFHETKNFTMGEGGALLINDKKFVERAEIIREKGTDRSKFFRGEVDKYTWVDIGSSYIPSEINAAILWAQFENIDHIQNRRKSAWLYYYEELKDLENRGVLRLPIIPENVETNYHIFYVLFPTEKLREKIRNYLKSNKVNAIFHYIPLHLSTYYRKNYGEVSLPVTESIASRILRLPLYNTITESELNYIVTMIKKFFR; from the coding sequence ATGATACCTTCTAACAAACAGGTCCTTGTAGGGAAAGAATTAGAGTATATAAAGGATGCTTATGACAGTTTGAAGATAGCTGGTGGAGGGAAATATACCAGAAATTGTGAAAGGTTCATAGAGGAAAGATTTAAAGCAAAGAAAGCATTTTTAACCACATCGTGTACGCATGCTCTGGAAATGAGCGCTTTTTTAATTGATATAAGGCCTGGTGATGAAGTGATAATGCCTTCATTTACTTTTGTATCCACAGCAAATGCCTTTGTAATTCGAGGAGCAAGACCAGTATTTGTAGACATAAGAGAAGATACTCTTAATATTGATGAAAAATTAATAAGAGAGAAAATAACTTCCAGAACTAAAGCAATTGTTCCTGTTCATTATGCTGGGGTTGGAGCAGAAATGGATGTTATTATGGAAATCGCAAAAGAAAAAAATTTATATGTAATAGAAGATGCTGCTCAGGGAATTGGGGCAAAATATAAAGATAAATTTTTAGGTACTATTGGGCATTTTGGAACATATAGTTTCCACGAAACTAAAAATTTTACAATGGGTGAAGGCGGAGCCCTTCTTATAAATGATAAAAAGTTTGTAGAAAGGGCAGAAATAATTAGAGAGAAAGGAACTGATAGATCAAAATTTTTCAGGGGAGAAGTTGATAAATACACGTGGGTTGATATTGGTTCAAGCTATATTCCTTCTGAGATAAACGCAGCAATTTTGTGGGCCCAGTTTGAAAATATTGATCATATACAAAACAGGAGGAAAAGTGCCTGGTTATATTATTATGAAGAGCTAAAAGATTTAGAAAATAGAGGTGTTTTAAGACTACCCATAATCCCCGAAAATGTTGAGACAAATTATCATATTTTTTATGTACTGTTTCCCACGGAAAAATTGCGTGAAAAGATTAGAAATTACTTAAAATCGAACAAAGTTAACGCTATCTTTCATTATATACCACTGCATCTATCTACATATTATAGAAAAAACTATGGAGAAGTTTCCCTGCCAGTGACGGAAAGTATAGCTTCCAGGATTTTAAGATTACCTTTATACAATACTATTACTGAATCTGAGTTGAATTATATTGTGACTATGATAAAAAAATTTTTTAGATAA
- a CDS encoding WbqC family protein — translation MSRIAILQPNYLPWKGVFDMINRVDIFVFLDNVQYTKHDWRNRNYIKTPNGKQLIVVPVKNNSIKQLIKDVMVSDKVNWQRKHYNSFIANYSKAPYFKDFKWMLEDFYVKQQWVYLSELNIYTTRVICEVLGIKKTEFVKASELEIQNADKNLRLINIIKALGGKEYLSGPAAKDYLDLELFAKNEIKVEFMNYKYPVYPQLYGNFLHEVTVLDVIFNCGKNAKNYIFLE, via the coding sequence ATGAGCAGGATAGCAATTCTTCAACCTAATTATTTGCCCTGGAAAGGCGTTTTTGATATGATAAATAGAGTGGATATTTTCGTATTTCTTGATAATGTTCAATATACCAAGCACGATTGGCGGAATAGGAATTATATAAAAACACCCAATGGAAAGCAGCTAATAGTGGTACCTGTGAAAAATAATAGTATAAAGCAGTTGATTAAAGATGTAATGGTATCAGATAAAGTTAACTGGCAGAGGAAACATTATAATTCGTTTATAGCAAATTATTCAAAAGCGCCGTACTTTAAGGACTTTAAGTGGATGCTGGAGGATTTTTATGTAAAACAACAATGGGTTTATCTTTCAGAGTTAAATATTTATACTACAAGAGTTATATGTGAAGTACTTGGGATAAAAAAGACAGAATTTGTTAAAGCGTCTGAACTTGAAATTCAAAATGCTGACAAAAATTTACGTTTAATAAATATAATAAAAGCATTAGGAGGAAAAGAATATTTATCAGGACCAGCCGCTAAAGATTATCTTGATTTAGAGTTGTTTGCAAAAAATGAAATAAAAGTGGAATTTATGAATTATAAATATCCTGTTTATCCACAACTTTATGGGAATTTTTTGCATGAAGTTACAGTACTTGATGTAATATTTAATTGTGGAAAAAATGCGAAGAATTATATATTTCTTGAATAA
- a CDS encoding flagellin N-terminal helical domain-containing protein, with translation MRINHNISALNAWRNIGATNTAMSKTLERLSSGLRINRAGDDAAGLAISEKMRGQIKGLNMAIKNSQDAISLIQTAEGALTEVHSILQRMRELAVQASSDTNTDVDRNQIQAELDQLREEIDRIARTTEFNTKKLLDGKLESFRSSVDAKVVTGGNINLQISGTGNATTAEGSYIIEIGQFTGAETSELDIKISRADANGVTQLTLIANNGASSWSTASITFSWTNLNISDFGGALPQDEVVDAAVARIEAINTSANQLIFQIGANEGHNMVAGIDDMSAGALGITTTSLDVTSQDAAERAIMVIDAAIHKVSSQRASLGAIQNRLEHTIANLGVASENLTAAESRVRDADMAKEMMEFTKQQILLQSSMGMLAQANAQPQNVLQLLR, from the coding sequence ATGAGGATTAATCACAACATCAGTGCGTTGAACGCATGGAGGAACATAGGAGCTACAAACACAGCGATGAGCAAGACATTGGAAAGACTTTCCTCAGGTTTGAGGATAAACAGGGCAGGAGACGACGCAGCAGGATTGGCAATCAGTGAAAAGATGAGAGGTCAGATTAAAGGTTTAAACATGGCGATAAAGAACTCACAGGATGCTATATCATTGATACAGACAGCAGAAGGAGCATTGACAGAGGTACACTCCATATTACAGAGGATGAGGGAACTTGCGGTGCAAGCATCGAGTGATACAAACACAGATGTAGACAGGAACCAGATACAGGCAGAGCTTGATCAATTAAGGGAAGAAATAGACAGGATAGCAAGAACAACAGAGTTTAACACAAAGAAATTGCTTGATGGTAAGCTTGAAAGCTTTAGATCAAGCGTTGACGCAAAAGTTGTTACTGGCGGTAATATTAATTTGCAAATTTCAGGTACAGGGAATGCGACTACAGCAGAAGGAAGTTATATTATCGAGATAGGGCAATTTACCGGGGCAGAAACCAGTGAACTTGATATAAAAATATCTCGTGCAGATGCAAATGGTGTCACTCAGCTGACACTTATTGCGAACAATGGTGCTAGTTCCTGGTCAACAGCCAGTATAACATTCTCCTGGACTAATTTGAATATTTCAGATTTTGGTGGAGCATTGCCACAGGATGAAGTGGTAGATGCAGCAGTTGCAAGAATTGAAGCAATAAACACATCGGCGAATCAACTAATCTTCCAGATAGGAGCGAACGAAGGGCACAACATGGTGGCAGGGATAGACGACATGAGTGCAGGAGCGTTGGGAATAACGACAACCTCACTTGACGTGACATCGCAGGATGCTGCTGAAAGGGCAATAATGGTGATAGACGCAGCGATACACAAAGTAAGTTCACAAAGGGCATCGTTGGGAGCTATTCAAAATAGATTGGAACACACAATAGCAAACCTTGGAGTGGCATCAGAAAACTTAACAGCAGCAGAAAGCCGTGTAAGAGATGCGGACATGGCGAAAGAGATGATGGAATTCACCAAGCAACAGATATTGCTGCAGAGCAGTATGGGAATGCTTGCACAGGCAAATGCTCAACCTCAAAATGTACTTCAATTATTAAGATAA
- a CDS encoding flagellin N-terminal helical domain-containing protein, which produces MRINHNISALNAWRNIGATNTAMSKTLERLSSGLRINRAGDDAAGLAISEKMRGQIKGLNMAIKNSQDAISLIQTAEGALTEVHSILQRMRELAVQASSDTNTDVDRNQIQAELDQLREEIDRIARTTEFNTKKLLDGKLESFRSTEDVKVVTGGNINVSASSAATTVTEGTYVVEVGQFNTDTTLEVKVTLITAGGTNSVTTTYSGGSATIGGISITWDTSVFDVNFADFGGALPSGEIVDSGVVRVEAINTTANQLIFQIGANEGHNMVAGIDDMSAGALGITTTSLDVTSQDAAERAIMVIDAAIHKVSSQRASLGAIQNRLEHTIANLGVASENLTAAESRVRDADMAKEMMEFTKQQILLQSSMGMLAQANAQPQNVLQLLR; this is translated from the coding sequence ATGAGGATTAATCACAACATCAGTGCGTTGAACGCATGGAGGAACATAGGAGCTACAAACACAGCGATGAGCAAGACATTGGAAAGACTTTCCTCAGGTTTGAGGATAAACAGGGCAGGAGACGACGCAGCAGGATTGGCAATCAGTGAAAAGATGAGAGGTCAGATTAAAGGTTTAAACATGGCGATAAAGAACTCACAGGATGCTATATCATTGATACAGACAGCAGAAGGAGCATTGACAGAGGTACACTCCATATTACAGAGGATGAGGGAACTTGCGGTGCAAGCATCGAGTGATACAAACACAGATGTAGACAGGAACCAGATACAGGCAGAGCTTGATCAATTAAGGGAAGAAATAGACAGGATAGCAAGAACAACAGAGTTTAACACAAAGAAATTGCTTGATGGTAAGCTTGAAAGCTTTAGATCAACTGAAGATGTAAAAGTTGTTACTGGCGGAAACATAAATGTAAGCGCTTCTTCTGCTGCAACTACAGTAACTGAGGGTACATACGTTGTAGAAGTCGGTCAATTTAATACAGATACAACACTTGAGGTTAAGGTGACATTAATTACCGCAGGAGGAACAAATAGTGTTACAACGACATATTCAGGAGGTTCTGCAACAATAGGTGGTATAAGTATTACATGGGATACCTCTGTATTTGACGTTAATTTTGCTGATTTTGGTGGAGCACTTCCAAGTGGTGAGATTGTAGACAGTGGTGTTGTCAGAGTTGAGGCTATTAACACAACAGCGAATCAACTAATCTTCCAGATAGGAGCGAACGAAGGGCACAACATGGTGGCAGGGATAGACGACATGAGTGCAGGAGCGTTGGGAATAACGACAACCTCACTTGACGTGACATCGCAGGATGCTGCTGAAAGGGCAATAATGGTGATAGACGCAGCGATACACAAAGTAAGTTCACAAAGGGCATCGTTGGGAGCTATTCAAAATAGATTGGAACACACAATAGCAAACCTTGGAGTGGCATCAGAAAACTTAACAGCAGCAGAAAGCCGTGTAAGAGATGCGGACATGGCGAAAGAGATGATGGAATTCACCAAGCAACAGATATTGCTGCAGAGCAGTATGGGAATGCTTGCACAGGCAAATGCTCAACCTCAAAATGTACTTCAATTGTTAAGATAA